The Epinephelus lanceolatus isolate andai-2023 chromosome 8, ASM4190304v1, whole genome shotgun sequence genome includes a window with the following:
- the LOC117257708 gene encoding uncharacterized protein LOC117257708 — protein MDGVSWSTTRAQESFSRSKTAADTLSRLASFIARADTKHHAQNQKQQPSHLSTYVCQECGKGFPYATDLLHHQELKHTLPKPHRCPSCGQEFSLRSSLELHKCNRDSSLCELCHGESRLGSPCPACKTCTSDPGRLTDKAPHCQPHLLDSSPYACAPCGRGFSQKQALLHHQQAGCSEPPSPSDIVDASSLPDDSPPVSEGDSTCSDSSDTPGPSSRAVNVCQFCSKTFRTEARLQRHEQTNHAEEQLMAPQGQRTKGEGAVREARKGASTNVNGDLIKTPKSQKKLLTCRSCDMVFRSTSKLYVHRKEKHSREKIIRREPRPVISKRRKGGTYPCQVCGKVFIHHLSLRAHYRQHTASSFTTIKNKSQPVGCTTKDSDLSENRPNKVKTSIAENKTVKAGPGRPRKVARLKKKVTDLGRCGEVSEGEEDEQEREFPCPSCAEVFSLQSQLREHVELHQSSVKRRQCSVCTNEMDTCKWPGSKRHRLYHCVPCQQGFSALDSFLEHCQEHLRVRVEQDSITEGYTHQASKA, from the coding sequence ATGGATGGAGTCAGCTGGAGCACCACGAGGGCCCAGGAGTCGTTCAGCCGCTCCAAGACGGCAGCAGACACCCTGTCCAGGCTCGCCAGCTTCATTGCACGGGCTGACACTAAACATCACGCCCAAAACCAGAAGCAGCAACCATCCCATTTGTCTACATATGTTTGTCAAGAATGTGGTAAGGGCTTCCCTTATGCAACAGACCTGTTGCATCACCAGgaactaaaacacacattacccAAACCGCACCGGTGTCCCTCTTGTGGACAAGAGTTCTCCCTGAGGTCATCCTTGGAGCTCCATAAGTGCAATCGTGATTCTTCCCTATGTGAACTTTGTCATGGAGAGTCACGGCTGGGTTCTCCCTGCCCTGCATGTAAGACTTGCACCTCAGATCCTGGCAGGCTGACAGACAAGGCACCTCACTGCCAGCCTCACCTCCTGGACAGTAGCCCTTACGCATGTGCTCCTTGTGGGAGAGGCTTCAGCCAGAAGCAGGCTCTGCTGCACCATCAGCAAGCTGGTTGTAGTGAACCACCATCCCCATCAGATATAGTTGATGCAAGTAGCCTTCCAGATGATTCTCCGCCAGTTTCTGAGGGAGACTCGACCTGCTCTGATTCTTCAGACACCCCGGGGCCCAGCAGCAGAGCTGTCAATGTGTGCCAATTCTGTTCAAAAACGTTCCGTACAGAAGCTAGATTGCAACGCCATGAACAGACCAACCATGCAGAGGAGCAGCTGATGGCTCCACAGGGACAAAGGACCAAAGGAGAAGGTGCTGTTAGAGAAGCAAGGAAAGGAGCGTCTACCAATGTGAATGGAGATCTAATTAAAACGCCAAAATCCCAAAAGAAATTACTGACCTGTCGTTCTTGCGACATGGTTTTCAGGAGCACCTCTAAGCTGTATGTGCACAGAAAAGAGAAgcacagcagagagaaaattATTAGAAGAGAACCAAGGCCGGTCATCAGCAAGCGCAGGAAAGGAGGCACATATCCCTGTCAAGTCTGCGGCAAAGTCTTCATCCATCATTTGTCACTTAGGGCTCATTACAGACAGCACACAGCCTCAAGCTTCACcacaatcaaaaacaaaagccaGCCTGTAGGATGCACCACCAAAGACTCTGACTTATCAGAAAATAGGCCAAATAAAGTCAAAACCAGCATagcagaaaacaaaactgttaaGGCTGGTCCAGGGAGGCCCAGGAAAGTGGCCAGATTAAAGAAGAAGGTTACTGATCTAGGGAGATGCGGAGAAGTCtctgaaggagaggaggatgaaCAGGAGAGAGAGTTTCCATGCCCCTCCTGTGCCGAGGTTTTCTCTCTGCAGTCCCAGCTGAGGGAGCATGTGGAGCTCCACCAGTCCTCCGTGAAGAGGAGACAGTGCAGCGTGTGCACAAACGAGATGGATACCTGTAAATGGCCGGGCTCGAAGAGGCACAGGCTGTACCACTGTGTGCCTTGCCAGCAGGGTTTCTCAGCACTGGACTCTTTCTTAGAACACTGTCAGGAGCATCTGCGAGTCAGGGTGGAGCAGGACAGCATCACAGAGGGCTACACACATCAGGCCAGCAAAGCCTGA
- the snrpg gene encoding small nuclear ribonucleoprotein G, translated as MSKAHPPELKKFMDKKLSLKLNGGRHVQGILRGFDPFMNLVVDDSLEMGPGGQQNSIGMVVIRGNSIIMLEALERV; from the exons atgagTAAAGCACATCCACCGGAGTTGAAGAA gTTCATGGACAAGAAGCTCTCAT TGAAGCTGAATGGAGGCAGACATGTGCAGGGCATCCTGCGTGGGTTCGACCCCTTTATGAACCTGGTGGTGGACGACTCTCTGGAGATGGGCCCAGGAGGACAACAGAACAGCATTGGCATGGTG GTCATCAGGGGAAACAGCATCATCATGTTGGAGGCCttggagagagtatga
- the plpbp gene encoding pyridoxal phosphate homeostasis protein: protein MWKLAMSEEVGKALQTVVERVNQAAARRPKTLPAVPPRLVAVSKTKPPEMVVEAYRQGQRNFGENYVNELVDKASDPLILDSCPEIKWHFIGHLQKNNVNKLLGVPNLFLVETVDSVKLADRVNSSWQRIRGASTQRLKIMVQINTSGEHSKHGLPPDETVNTVKHIVSQCSALHFSGLMTIGRYGYDLTLGPNPDFQMLLSRRQEVCDSLKLPVEEVELSMGMSTDFEHAIEVGSTNVRVGSIIFGNREYPNSAANTPNPSPAPSPEKTTKTVSEEAAKKMQHLTVYEH, encoded by the exons ATGTGGAAACTAGCAATGTCGGAGGAGGTTGGGAAGGCGCTACAGACGGTAGTGGAGCGGGTGAACCAGGCGGCGGCAAGGCGGCCCAAG ACACTACCAGCCGTGCCGCCCCGCCTCGTAGCTGTCAGCAAGACCAAACCCCCAGAGATGGTCGTGGAGGCCTACAGACAAGGGCAGCGTAACTTTGGAGAAAATTAT GTTAATGAACTTGTGGACAAAGCCTCAGATCCTCTG ATTTTAGACTCATGTCCAGAAATTAAGTGGCACTTTATAGGACATCTACAGAAGAATAATGTCAACAAACTTTTGG GCGTGCCAAATCTGTTCCTTGTGGAAACAGTGGACTCAGTGAAACTGGCTGACAGGGTCAACAGCTCATGGCAGCGTATCAGAGGAGCCAGCACACAGAGGTTAAAGATCATGGTGCAGATCAACACCAGTGGAGAGCACA GTAAACATGGCCTGCCACCGGATGAGACAGTGAACACAGTGAAACACATTGTGTCCCAGTGCTCCGCCCTGCACTTCTCAGGACTCATGACCATCGGGCGCTATGGCTATGACCTCACCCTGGGCCCCAATCCGGACTTTCAG ATGCTGCTGAGTCGGAGGCAGGAGGTGTGTGACAGTCTGAAGTTGCCTGTGGAGGAGGTAGAACTCAGCATGGGTATGTCCACAGATTTTGAACATGCG ATCGAGGTGGGCTCCACCAATGTGCGAGTGGGTAGTATCATATTCGGCAACAGGGAGTATCCCAACAGTGCAGCAAACACTCCAAACCCCAGCCCAGCCCCCAGCCCGGAGAAAACAACCAAGACAGTGTCAGAAGAGGCCGCGAAGAAGATGCAGCACCTCACTGTGTATGAACACTAA